Proteins encoded in a region of the Zea mays cultivar B73 chromosome 2, Zm-B73-REFERENCE-NAM-5.0, whole genome shotgun sequence genome:
- the LOC100192664 gene encoding SAUR37-auxin-responsive SAUR family member, with protein sequence MAKGGLSKLKCMLKRWHSSSRISRTPSGCSARSSHDVGDAGAGFALENSWRKGVAASSVFAFGGGGTGSASFHGADGVPPGLHPVYVGKSRRRYLIAADLVGHPLFQNLLDRSGGTGAGGTVVGCEVVLFEHLLWMLENADPQPESLDELVEYYAC encoded by the coding sequence ATGGCGAAGGGCGGGCTGAGCAAGCTCAAGTGCATGCTCAAGAGGTGGCACTCCTCGAGCCGGATCTCGCGCACGCCGTCAGGGTGCTCGGCGCGCTCCTCGCACGACGTCGGCGACGCTGGCGCCGGCTTCGCTCTGGAGAACTCGTGGAGGAAGGGCGTGGCTGCCTCGTCCGTCTTCGCCTTCGGCGGCGGAGGCACGGGGTCGGCGTCGTTCCACGGCGCCGACGGCGTGCCCCCGGGCCTCCACCCGGTGTACGTCGGCAAGTCGCGCCGCCGCTACCTCATCGCCGCGGACCTCGTCGGCCACCCCCTGTTCCAGAACCTCCTCGACCGCTCTGGCGGCACCGGCGCCGGCGGGACCGTCGTCGGCTGCGAGGTCGTGCTGTTCGAGCACCTCCTCTGGATGCTCGAGAACGCCGACCCGCAGCCGGAGTCGCTCGACGAGCTCGTCGAGTATTATGCGTGCTGA